Proteins encoded in a region of the Tepidibacillus fermentans genome:
- the fliI gene encoding flagellar protein export ATPase FliI: protein MIPFDLDQLKTAIQQSTPIRMYGRVIQVIGLTVESQGPDAKIGDVCLIYPLDKDDPIKAEVVGFKNHRVLLMPLGDLGAIGPGCDVVNTRSPLNIKVGLPLLGRVLNGLGEPLDDKPLPRGLEFYSTNQMPPNPLTRPRIQEPITLGIRAIDALLTVGKGQRIGIFAGSGVGKSTLLGMIARNTSADVNVIGLIGERGREVRDFLERDLGEEGMKKSVVVVATSDQPALVRIKGAIIATSIAEYFRDLGLNVNLMMDSITRFAMAGREVGLAIGEPPTTKGYPPSVFAMLPRLLERSGTNQYGTITALYTVLVDSDDMNEPIADAVRGILDGHIVLDRKLAQKGHFPAIDILASVSRVMKDIVLEDHLQAAEKLKMLLATYKDAEDLINIGAYQSGSNALIDKAIQYIPQINQFIQQKIHEQANFSDTVQQLIRNFKEI from the coding sequence ATGATTCCATTCGATCTTGACCAATTAAAAACGGCTATTCAACAGTCGACTCCCATCCGAATGTATGGAAGGGTAATCCAAGTGATTGGTTTGACCGTTGAGTCTCAAGGGCCTGATGCGAAAATCGGGGATGTTTGCTTGATTTATCCCTTAGATAAAGATGATCCAATCAAAGCTGAGGTAGTGGGTTTTAAAAATCATCGTGTTCTACTCATGCCATTAGGAGATTTAGGGGCAATTGGCCCTGGTTGTGATGTTGTGAATACACGTTCTCCCTTAAATATTAAGGTTGGGTTACCTTTATTAGGAAGGGTATTAAATGGACTAGGAGAACCATTAGATGACAAACCGTTACCTCGAGGTTTAGAGTTTTATTCAACGAATCAGATGCCCCCTAATCCGTTAACAAGGCCAAGAATTCAAGAACCGATTACTTTAGGAATAAGAGCAATTGATGCTCTTTTAACCGTTGGTAAAGGGCAAAGGATTGGTATCTTTGCAGGAAGTGGGGTTGGGAAAAGTACTCTGCTTGGGATGATTGCTAGGAATACTTCAGCTGATGTAAATGTAATAGGATTGATTGGTGAACGGGGAAGAGAGGTAAGAGATTTTCTTGAACGTGATCTAGGAGAAGAAGGAATGAAAAAATCGGTTGTCGTAGTAGCAACCTCTGACCAACCGGCTTTAGTTCGGATCAAAGGAGCGATTATAGCAACAAGTATTGCTGAATATTTTCGCGATCTTGGATTAAATGTAAATTTAATGATGGACTCCATTACTCGATTTGCTATGGCTGGTCGTGAAGTAGGTCTTGCTATTGGGGAACCGCCTACCACGAAGGGATATCCTCCATCTGTTTTTGCTATGCTACCCCGTTTACTCGAACGTTCAGGAACCAATCAATACGGAACGATTACAGCATTATATACCGTGTTAGTCGATTCCGATGATATGAATGAACCGATTGCTGATGCTGTTCGAGGAATATTAGATGGACATATTGTTCTAGATCGAAAATTAGCGCAAAAAGGACATTTTCCGGCTATTGATATTTTAGCTAGCGTTAGCCGTGTAATGAAAGACATCGTATTAGAGGATCATCTTCAAGCAGCTGAAAAATTAAAAATGTTACTTGCAACTTATAAAGACGCAGAAGATTTAATTAATATAGGAGCTTACCAGTCCGGATCGAATGCTTTAATCGACAAAGCCATCCAATACATTCCACAGATTAATCAGTTTATTCAACAAAAAATTCATGAACAGGCTAACTTTTCTGATACTGTTCAACAACTTATTCGTAATTTTAAGGAGATATAA
- the fliJ gene encoding flagellar export protein FliJ: MKKFQFHLQKVIDMKEKNREQVEWSYANLLNDLQDEEKKLSGLFFDKQRIESLLSMEQQKGISIVEIQQIRDYLTYIELQIKLQKEMIEQTKKKLREKKEQLKEVRIEEKIWQNFREKKLQEYLLESDRNEQKEMDELATYRSYY; encoded by the coding sequence ATGAAAAAATTTCAATTTCATTTGCAAAAAGTAATCGATATGAAAGAAAAAAATCGTGAGCAAGTGGAATGGAGTTATGCGAATCTATTAAATGATTTACAAGATGAAGAAAAAAAATTATCTGGCCTTTTTTTTGATAAACAACGGATCGAGAGCCTATTATCAATGGAACAACAAAAAGGGATATCAATTGTTGAGATACAACAAATACGTGATTACCTTACTTATATCGAATTACAAATCAAACTGCAAAAAGAAATGATTGAACAGACAAAAAAAAAATTACGAGAAAAGAAGGAACAGTTAAAAGAAGTTAGAATAGAAGAAAAGATCTGGCAGAATTTCCGAGAAAAAAAATTACAAGAATATTTGCTAGAATCGGATCGAAATGAGCAAAAGGAAATGGATGAATTAGCCACTTATCGGTCTTATTATTAG
- a CDS encoding MotE family protein yields the protein MKPTAEKEYSKLEWLFFMVIVPVLFITILTMILFWFLGYDVKGKILTTLNQIPVIEKFIPDAQVNQSTKQNTTSKQNPQLEKTIQELKAALDQKNNQIKQLKTDMVKKDTELAQLQQQINDLTNQAQIKNTSDQANQKEWTDLAKVYSNMDPKNAASILANLNEQEAANILSQMSVDNKSLILEKMDPKKAASLSLKLKSTTPAQ from the coding sequence ATGAAGCCAACTGCTGAAAAAGAGTATAGCAAGTTGGAATGGCTATTTTTTATGGTCATTGTTCCAGTTTTGTTTATTACAATATTGACCATGATTTTATTTTGGTTCCTTGGTTATGATGTCAAAGGAAAAATTTTAACGACTCTTAATCAGATACCTGTTATCGAAAAGTTCATCCCTGATGCGCAAGTAAACCAAAGTACAAAACAAAATACGACTTCAAAACAAAACCCGCAATTAGAAAAAACAATACAAGAGCTAAAAGCTGCTTTAGATCAAAAGAATAACCAAATTAAGCAATTGAAAACCGATATGGTAAAAAAGGATACAGAATTAGCTCAATTACAGCAACAAATAAATGATTTAACAAATCAAGCACAAATAAAAAACACATCAGATCAGGCGAATCAAAAAGAATGGACTGATCTGGCAAAAGTTTATTCCAATATGGATCCAAAGAATGCTGCAAGTATACTCGCGAATCTTAATGAGCAGGAAGCAGCAAATATTTTAAGTCAGATGAGTGTAGATAATAAAAGCCTTATTCTAGAAAAAATGGATCCCAAAAAAGCAGCAAGTTTATCACTAAAGTTAAAGTCGACTACTCCGGCTCAGTAA
- a CDS encoding flagellar hook-length control protein FliK: MNTQIANGISSQIIFQNQNSNSLTNVVITPVTENVSVNFSNLLIGLMEHSSLLQTEKQELESVGNVGLSNGNEKSQENTKQDKGQNDFINPLIGSLFQIPLTSESSAVIQTITELPSSQLQVLEQLLEQPEIQGNGIKLQGITAWTNETKNEPIKFSDDPTTMHTNYVQSNTNQSLDNTNQLQNLSIIGDKKTDSVQQNNIGTTLYLKSSNKQETKTVHGNMKFIVTQGQMETQGQIQQLLAKLGIRVVDGIEFQKSMVYTQTNTYSTVGSLLDGEQINSLGGSATMNTSQRLSNLNQSPILPIIEDAKEDPIQQSNIETILNPKSPEKYRFHPKEIDHGNVKLTVIQGQMETQGQNQQLQRALDQLGISLDKVEFQKDMMNTQTHNEPIVSSKDGESIKSFDESIHLVTDQNSGQSNQITPFIIKDAKVITTYQNKSESLPLTHNFANELGKVIVKHVQLPSGVSETKIQLHPQELGQIDVKITSHQGQISAQLVADTLVAKELMEGQIQQLRQSLIQQGFIVERIEVQHVPSSPATHSFQDMKGGFQFSQQQQTARQFSRPKQNLSSYYVYSDEQEEFHGVAYQISGIDYTA; the protein is encoded by the coding sequence ATGAATACGCAAATAGCAAATGGTATCAGTTCACAGATTATTTTTCAAAACCAAAATTCAAATTCATTAACGAACGTAGTGATAACGCCAGTTACTGAAAATGTAAGTGTTAATTTTTCAAATTTGTTAATTGGATTAATGGAACACTCATCCTTGTTACAAACTGAAAAACAAGAGTTAGAATCTGTTGGTAATGTGGGTTTATCGAATGGGAACGAGAAGTCACAAGAGAATACAAAGCAAGATAAAGGTCAAAACGACTTCATCAATCCACTGATAGGGTCCCTATTTCAGATTCCATTAACTTCAGAAAGTTCAGCTGTTATCCAAACAATTACTGAATTGCCTTCGTCACAACTCCAAGTATTAGAACAATTATTGGAACAGCCAGAAATTCAAGGAAATGGTATTAAGCTTCAAGGAATAACGGCTTGGACAAATGAGACAAAAAATGAACCCATAAAATTTTCTGATGATCCAACTACTATGCATACAAATTACGTTCAGAGTAATACGAATCAAAGTTTGGATAACACAAATCAATTGCAAAATTTATCAATTATTGGAGATAAAAAAACAGATTCTGTTCAGCAAAACAACATTGGAACGACCCTATATCTAAAAAGTTCTAACAAACAGGAAACAAAAACTGTCCATGGAAATATGAAATTTATCGTTACACAAGGACAGATGGAGACTCAAGGCCAAATTCAACAATTATTGGCCAAACTAGGGATTCGAGTAGTAGATGGAATAGAGTTTCAAAAGAGTATGGTGTACACCCAAACGAATACTTACTCGACTGTTGGTTCACTACTCGACGGTGAACAAATAAATTCTTTGGGTGGCTCAGCTACTATGAACACGAGTCAAAGGCTAAGTAATCTAAATCAATCGCCGATATTACCAATTATTGAAGATGCAAAGGAAGATCCTATCCAGCAAAGCAATATTGAAACGATTCTAAACCCAAAAAGTCCTGAAAAATATCGATTTCATCCAAAGGAAATAGACCATGGAAATGTGAAATTAACCGTTATCCAAGGACAAATGGAGACTCAAGGCCAAAATCAACAATTACAACGAGCACTGGATCAATTGGGTATTTCATTGGATAAAGTTGAGTTTCAAAAGGATATGATGAATACACAAACGCATAACGAACCAATCGTTTCATCAAAGGACGGAGAATCGATTAAATCTTTTGATGAAAGTATTCATTTAGTCACTGACCAAAATTCAGGACAATCGAATCAAATTACACCTTTTATTATCAAGGATGCAAAGGTAATTACGACTTATCAGAATAAGTCGGAATCCCTTCCTCTAACTCACAACTTTGCTAATGAATTAGGAAAGGTGATTGTAAAGCATGTTCAATTGCCAAGTGGTGTATCGGAAACGAAAATTCAGTTACATCCTCAAGAGTTAGGCCAAATTGATGTAAAAATTACCAGCCATCAAGGTCAAATTTCAGCTCAATTGGTAGCAGATACTCTAGTAGCAAAAGAATTAATGGAAGGCCAAATCCAACAATTGCGTCAATCGCTTATTCAACAGGGTTTTATCGTTGAACGAATTGAAGTCCAACATGTCCCGTCTTCACCAGCTACTCATTCTTTCCAAGATATGAAAGGTGGATTTCAATTTTCACAACAACAGCAAACGGCTAGACAATTTTCTCGACCGAAACAGAATTTATCCTCTTATTATGTTTATTCGGATGAACAAGAGGAATTTCATGGGGTAGCTTACCAAATATCTGGGATTGATTATACCGCCTAA
- the flgD gene encoding flagellar hook assembly protein FlgD yields MNTQATTSSTSISATTSTNPQDERKDILGKDDFLRIFITQLKNQDPLQPLQDKDFIAQMAQFSSLEQITNMANGMAGIEALLSQQNSLGAISNLIGKIGYWENTDGKEQSGLITSVLMKDGEYYVTIGESEIPIYELYKVEIGASS; encoded by the coding sequence ATGAATACACAAGCAACAACAAGTAGTACAAGTATTTCTGCAACAACAAGTACAAATCCGCAAGATGAAAGAAAGGATATACTTGGAAAAGATGATTTCTTAAGAATCTTTATTACCCAACTTAAAAATCAAGATCCATTACAACCATTGCAAGACAAAGATTTTATAGCACAAATGGCTCAATTTAGTAGTTTAGAGCAGATCACCAATATGGCAAATGGGATGGCAGGGATAGAGGCTTTATTAAGTCAACAAAATTCTCTTGGAGCAATTTCTAACCTGATTGGAAAGATTGGTTACTGGGAAAATACGGATGGGAAAGAACAATCAGGACTGATCACGAGTGTTTTAATGAAAGACGGAGAGTATTATGTGACGATTGGTGAGTCTGAGATTCCAATTTACGAATTATATAAAGTAGAAATAGGTGCATCATCTTGA
- a CDS encoding TIGR02530 family flagellar biosynthesis protein: MSETFRIGQTYFPKHPIVTQEKKNSIPNQGPSFKDVLTQQIQPQQKELKFSAHAMQRLDSRGIELASNEIQQLNQAVEKAAKKGSKDSMILINDLVFIVNVPNRVVVTAMDKDSMKEHVFTQIDSAIIL; this comes from the coding sequence TTGAGTGAAACATTTAGAATTGGTCAAACGTATTTTCCAAAACACCCGATTGTAACACAGGAAAAGAAAAATTCGATTCCAAACCAAGGCCCTAGTTTTAAAGATGTTCTTACACAGCAGATACAACCGCAACAAAAGGAATTAAAATTTAGCGCTCATGCTATGCAAAGGTTAGACAGTCGTGGAATAGAGCTTGCTTCTAATGAGATCCAACAGTTAAATCAGGCGGTAGAAAAAGCTGCAAAGAAAGGTTCAAAGGATTCGATGATTTTAATCAATGATCTTGTCTTTATCGTTAATGTTCCGAACCGCGTTGTAGTGACCGCAATGGATAAAGATTCAATGAAAGAACATGTTTTTACGCAAATTGATAGTGCTATCATCTTATAG
- a CDS encoding flagellar hook-basal body complex protein, whose amino-acid sequence MLRSLYSGISGMKGFQVKLDVISNNIANVNTVGFKAGRVNFQDILSQKIGSAMQPTAGQRGGMNPKQVGLGSMVGTIDTLHTPGSFQTTNVLTDLAIDGDGFFQVLDAPNNKIYFTRAGNFTLDDNGYLVTPQGNYVQGVVVDNTGKAVIDVNGNTIPTNIQIPDNAYDTNASKQMEKVVAYNIASDGGIDLTLANGSVIKLAKDPTSTNPTEFVKVGLVKITNPGGLEKAGNSLYIESLNAQADDINVPTELGTSIRTGTLEMSNVDLTNEFSEMIVAQRGFQANSRIITTSDEILQELVNLKR is encoded by the coding sequence ATGCTGCGTTCATTATATTCTGGTATTTCAGGTATGAAAGGTTTTCAGGTTAAATTAGATGTGATTAGTAATAACATTGCTAATGTGAATACAGTAGGTTTTAAAGCAGGTCGAGTCAACTTCCAAGATATATTAAGTCAAAAGATCGGTAGTGCCATGCAGCCAACAGCTGGACAACGAGGAGGTATGAATCCTAAACAAGTGGGATTAGGTTCGATGGTTGGTACTATTGATACTTTACATACTCCTGGAAGTTTTCAGACCACAAATGTGCTTACTGATCTTGCAATTGATGGAGATGGATTCTTCCAAGTATTAGATGCTCCCAATAATAAAATCTATTTTACTCGAGCAGGGAATTTTACACTAGATGATAATGGGTACTTAGTAACTCCACAAGGAAATTATGTTCAAGGGGTAGTTGTTGATAATACTGGAAAAGCCGTAATCGATGTAAATGGAAATACAATTCCGACAAATATTCAAATTCCTGACAATGCTTACGATACAAATGCATCAAAGCAAATGGAAAAAGTGGTCGCCTATAATATCGCTTCTGACGGTGGTATTGATCTTACATTAGCTAATGGCTCGGTTATAAAATTAGCCAAAGATCCAACAAGCACAAATCCAACTGAATTTGTAAAAGTTGGTCTTGTGAAAATTACCAATCCTGGCGGTCTTGAAAAAGCGGGAAATAGTTTATATATCGAATCTTTAAATGCTCAAGCTGACGATATCAATGTCCCAACAGAATTAGGAACTAGCATTCGTACCGGTACCCTAGAAATGTCTAATGTTGATTTAACGAATGAATTCTCCGAAATGATCGTAGCTCAACGTGGATTCCAAGCCAACTCAAGGATTATTACTACATCGGATGAAATTCTACAAGAACTTGTTAACTTGAAACGATAA
- a CDS encoding flagellar FlbD family protein → MIKVNRLDGSEFVINGLLIESVESTPDTIVTLTTGKKIMVKQSVDEIIQRFEDFIRRTHTIQSE, encoded by the coding sequence ATGATCAAGGTAAACCGATTAGATGGTTCAGAATTCGTCATTAACGGTTTATTAATCGAATCGGTAGAAAGCACCCCAGATACAATTGTCACTTTAACTACCGGTAAAAAAATAATGGTCAAGCAAAGTGTGGATGAAATTATTCAACGATTTGAGGATTTTATTCGGCGAACTCATACGATACAAAGTGAGTAA
- a CDS encoding flagellar basal body-associated FliL family protein yields MFKNKLFNMSLIIIISIALLVVVAFFLYQYTFWNVKSVQGNQVKAPSIDEIVPLTVKVPKISTNLGDSTVIVLEMTLQMDNKDAKVEAEKRMFQIQDKVNLLLKNQTAKSFASEEKINQFKVELISRLNKILLEGKVVHVDITQIFLQ; encoded by the coding sequence GTGTTCAAAAACAAATTATTTAATATGTCTTTAATTATTATTATTTCGATCGCTCTATTAGTTGTTGTTGCTTTCTTCTTGTATCAATATACTTTTTGGAATGTTAAATCGGTTCAAGGTAATCAAGTGAAAGCACCATCGATTGACGAAATTGTACCATTGACTGTAAAAGTACCTAAAATTAGTACAAATTTAGGAGATTCTACGGTTATTGTGCTTGAAATGACTTTACAAATGGATAATAAAGACGCAAAGGTTGAGGCTGAAAAACGAATGTTCCAAATTCAAGATAAAGTAAATTTGCTATTAAAGAACCAAACTGCCAAATCTTTTGCGAGTGAGGAAAAAATTAATCAATTTAAGGTGGAATTGATCTCTCGTTTAAATAAGATTTTATTAGAGGGCAAAGTGGTCCATGTTGATATTACCCAAATCTTTTTACAATAG
- the fliM gene encoding flagellar motor switch protein FliM: MSEILSQSEIDALLAALSSGEMNAEELKKEEEQKKVKVYDFKRALRFSKDQIRSLTRIHENFARLLTTHFSAQLRTFVQFTVVSVDQLPYEEFIRSIPKMTILNIFEAKPLEGRMVIEVNPNIAYAMMDRVLGGPGIAPDKIGNLTEIETMIMESMFRKVLDYFQEVWKNIIDINPRLEMMEVNPQFMQIVSPNETVAVISFNTKIGDTSGMVNLCLPHVVLEPIMPKLSSHNWFSEQKKIANQEDVKKLQKRIRFAALPIKVELGHTEITISDLLQLDVGDVIQLDKNVKEPLVASVGDVPKYYVQPGLSKGKIAVQIIENIEEGGNQNE; the protein is encoded by the coding sequence ATGAGCGAGATTCTTTCGCAAAGTGAAATCGATGCACTATTAGCAGCATTATCTTCTGGAGAAATGAATGCAGAAGAACTGAAAAAAGAAGAAGAACAGAAGAAGGTAAAAGTTTATGATTTCAAAAGGGCACTTCGTTTTTCCAAAGATCAAATTCGAAGTTTAACACGCATTCATGAAAATTTTGCTCGTCTCTTAACCACCCATTTTTCGGCACAGCTTAGAACCTTCGTCCAGTTTACGGTCGTTTCCGTTGATCAGTTACCATATGAGGAATTCATTCGTTCGATCCCTAAAATGACGATTTTGAACATTTTTGAAGCAAAGCCTCTTGAAGGAAGAATGGTAATAGAAGTAAATCCTAACATCGCCTATGCGATGATGGACCGGGTTTTGGGAGGCCCTGGAATTGCCCCAGATAAGATTGGGAATTTAACCGAAATTGAAACAATGATTATGGAAAGTATGTTTCGTAAAGTTTTGGATTACTTTCAAGAGGTATGGAAAAATATAATCGATATCAACCCCCGTTTAGAAATGATGGAAGTGAATCCTCAGTTTATGCAAATTGTTTCGCCTAACGAAACTGTAGCCGTGATCTCTTTTAATACGAAAATCGGAGATACTTCGGGAATGGTTAATCTTTGTTTGCCACATGTTGTTTTAGAACCGATCATGCCAAAATTATCGTCACATAATTGGTTTTCAGAGCAAAAAAAAATCGCGAACCAAGAAGATGTAAAAAAATTACAAAAAAGGATTCGTTTCGCAGCATTACCCATTAAAGTGGAATTAGGTCATACTGAAATAACGATTTCCGACCTTTTACAATTAGATGTTGGAGATGTGATACAATTGGATAAAAATGTAAAAGAACCATTAGTCGCTTCAGTTGGTGATGTACCAAAATACTATGTACAACCAGGGTTATCAAAGGGAAAGATAGCAGTACAAATCATTGAGAATATAGAGGAAGGGGGGAATCAAAATGAGTAG